One stretch of Shewanella sp. Arc9-LZ DNA includes these proteins:
- a CDS encoding penicillin-binding protein 1A, whose amino-acid sequence MKWFKRLLIAFFSLSLLGIAAIAAAYFYVLPDLPDVNSLKTVQLQTPLRIYSRDGKLISQFGEKRRIPVEYEEVPFQLINAVLDTEDARFFEHNGIDPIGIIRAAIILITTGKKSQGASTITQQVARGFFLSNEKTYIRKVKEIFLALKIEKALSKKEILALYLNRSFLGNRAYGVGAAAQVYYGKELSQLTLPEMAMIAGLPQAPSAANPIRNQSRAISRRNWVLSRMLEKRNITQAEYQEAISSPSTAKYHGAEIDLYAPYVSEMARDYMIQKYGEEAAYTNGYNVYTTISSELQLMAQESLRDNVFAYDQRHGFRGLVTELWTDTPLDHDEIVATLKRTDSMQGIMPAAVISVQDQQAQVMDDKGELITLEWKGLKWARKFISDKRQSLPPKQASDILTAGQQVWIRHNGKYWQLSQIPQVSSATVSLEPHDGAIKTLVGGFSFSQSQFNRVTQAKRQLGSNIKPFIYAAALEKGYTLATLINNAPINKPDTRQGTAWRPKNSPDIYGGPTRLRVGLAQSINVMSVRAMRHTGLDDTIKKLVQFGFDPSDLPRNESLALGSPSVTPLQVATAFNSFANGGYLVEPYFIDRVTDSYDNTIEQTIPAIACSKPVPSVEDDVVIEDPFAAMAEELSQQTPEASVDTLDGEVEATSITAEQNICSNPQARFAKRVVSEQTAFLITEALKSVIWGGGDWSKGTGWNGTAWRASKLIKRHDIAGKTGTTNESRDTWFSGFNPTLTATFWVGFDDHGRQLGRSSWMATGEPDQISGAEAGAKTAGPGWNDYMNKALSGTPEPSVIPPKGIVSARIDLATGKLTRKTDHTTEFEYFVEGTEPKEYVTETQQSGDIFIDNVAEDLFQ is encoded by the coding sequence GTGAAGTGGTTTAAACGTTTATTAATTGCATTTTTTAGCCTATCACTACTTGGCATTGCTGCTATAGCTGCCGCTTACTTTTATGTGCTACCTGACTTACCCGATGTTAATTCGCTAAAGACGGTCCAATTACAAACTCCGCTGCGTATTTACAGCCGCGATGGCAAACTGATTTCTCAATTTGGTGAGAAACGTCGCATACCTGTCGAGTATGAAGAAGTGCCCTTTCAGTTAATTAATGCCGTACTCGACACTGAAGATGCGCGCTTTTTTGAACATAATGGTATTGATCCGATTGGTATTATCCGCGCGGCAATCATATTAATAACAACAGGTAAGAAAAGCCAAGGTGCAAGTACGATTACACAACAGGTTGCCCGAGGATTTTTCTTATCTAACGAAAAAACATACATTCGTAAAGTAAAAGAAATCTTCCTTGCATTGAAAATTGAAAAGGCGTTATCGAAAAAAGAAATTTTAGCTCTTTATTTAAATCGTTCATTCCTAGGTAACCGCGCTTATGGTGTTGGTGCTGCTGCTCAAGTCTATTATGGTAAAGAACTGAGCCAATTGACACTACCAGAAATGGCAATGATAGCAGGCCTACCACAAGCTCCATCTGCAGCTAATCCAATTAGAAACCAATCACGTGCGATATCTCGTCGTAATTGGGTATTGAGTCGTATGCTAGAGAAACGCAATATTACTCAAGCAGAATATCAAGAGGCTATCAGTAGCCCGTCGACCGCGAAATACCATGGTGCTGAAATTGATTTATACGCTCCGTATGTTTCAGAAATGGCGCGTGATTACATGATCCAGAAATACGGTGAAGAAGCAGCCTATACTAACGGCTACAATGTCTACACCACTATATCATCCGAACTCCAATTGATGGCGCAGGAATCACTAAGAGACAACGTTTTTGCTTATGATCAACGCCATGGATTCCGTGGTCTTGTGACTGAATTATGGACTGATACTCCGCTCGACCATGATGAGATTGTCGCTACGTTAAAACGCACCGACTCAATGCAGGGCATTATGCCCGCTGCAGTTATAAGCGTTCAAGATCAACAAGCACAGGTAATGGATGACAAGGGCGAACTGATTACACTTGAATGGAAAGGCCTAAAATGGGCGCGTAAGTTTATAAGCGATAAACGCCAAAGCTTACCACCAAAACAAGCCAGTGATATTTTGACCGCTGGTCAACAAGTGTGGATCCGTCATAATGGTAAGTATTGGCAATTGTCTCAAATACCACAAGTCTCTAGTGCGACAGTGTCACTTGAACCTCATGACGGTGCGATTAAAACCCTCGTCGGTGGATTTAGCTTTAGTCAAAGTCAATTCAACCGAGTGACTCAAGCTAAACGCCAATTAGGTTCCAATATTAAACCTTTTATTTATGCTGCTGCGTTAGAAAAAGGTTACACACTGGCTACGCTCATCAATAACGCTCCGATTAACAAACCAGATACCCGTCAGGGCACTGCGTGGCGTCCTAAAAACTCACCAGACATTTACGGTGGTCCAACACGTTTACGTGTCGGTTTAGCTCAGTCTATTAACGTTATGTCAGTCAGAGCGATGCGCCACACAGGCTTAGATGACACTATCAAAAAACTAGTACAGTTTGGTTTTGATCCGAGTGATTTACCCCGAAATGAATCGTTAGCATTGGGTTCACCTTCAGTGACACCGTTACAGGTCGCCACTGCATTTAATAGCTTTGCAAATGGTGGTTATTTAGTTGAACCTTACTTTATCGATCGCGTGACCGACTCATACGACAACACGATTGAACAAACCATTCCCGCTATTGCATGTAGCAAACCAGTCCCCTCTGTTGAAGATGATGTGGTTATTGAAGATCCATTTGCTGCGATGGCTGAAGAATTATCTCAGCAAACTCCAGAAGCATCAGTAGATACATTAGATGGAGAAGTTGAAGCAACGTCCATTACCGCTGAACAAAACATTTGCAGTAATCCACAAGCTCGCTTTGCTAAGCGAGTCGTTTCAGAACAAACTGCATTTTTGATCACTGAAGCGCTAAAGAGCGTAATTTGGGGCGGCGGCGACTGGAGCAAAGGTACTGGTTGGAATGGTACAGCTTGGCGTGCATCTAAATTAATTAAGCGTCATGACATTGCGGGTAAAACAGGTACAACTAACGAATCTCGAGACACTTGGTTCAGTGGTTTTAACCCTACACTTACAGCAACTTTCTGGGTTGGCTTTGATGACCATGGACGTCAGCTAGGACGCTCAAGCTGGATGGCTACCGGCGAACCAGATCAGATATCAGGTGCGGAAGCGGGTGCTAAAACCGCTGGTCCTGGTTGGAATGACTATATGAATAAGGCCCTGTCTGGTACGCCTGAACCTTCTGTTATCCCGCCAAAAGGAATTGTATCTGCACGTATTGATTTAGCGACTGGCAAATTGACTCGCAAGACAGACCACACTACCGAGTTTGAGTATTTTGTTGAAGGTACAGAACCCAAAGAATATGTTACTGAAACACAGCAAAGTGGCGATATTTTTATCGACAATGTTGCTGAAGATTTATTTCAATAA
- a CDS encoding type 4a pilus biogenesis protein PilO, giving the protein MNLDLDQFNDIDFENIGGWPKLVKIVFAAFLSVCVIGASYYLFISDSIDQMEAEQQKEIQLREDFETKYRLAANLKLYREQLDVMEVQFAELLKMLPSENEMPGLLDDLTFVATDAGLRINSLDWDDEIERDFYIEFPIKMSVVGDYHQMGNMVSGVAKLPRIVSLHDFTIKQNDAGGLSMDILAKTYRFKEGAELTKQADKGQK; this is encoded by the coding sequence ATGAATCTCGACCTAGATCAATTTAACGATATCGATTTTGAAAATATTGGTGGTTGGCCCAAGCTGGTAAAAATTGTCTTTGCTGCATTTTTATCTGTGTGTGTTATCGGTGCTAGTTATTATTTGTTTATTTCAGATTCGATCGATCAAATGGAAGCGGAACAGCAAAAAGAAATTCAACTTCGTGAAGATTTTGAAACTAAATATCGTTTAGCAGCTAATCTTAAGCTATACCGTGAACAATTAGACGTGATGGAGGTGCAGTTTGCCGAATTGCTTAAAATGCTACCATCCGAAAATGAAATGCCAGGTTTATTAGATGATTTAACATTTGTTGCAACAGATGCTGGCCTCAGAATTAATAGCCTAGATTGGGATGATGAAATTGAACGTGATTTCTATATTGAATTTCCGATAAAGATGTCAGTAGTAGGTGATTATCATCAAATGGGTAATATGGTCAGTGGTGTTGCCAAATTACCTCGAATTGTCAGTTTGCATGATTTTACTATCAAGCAGAACGATGCCGGTGGATTATCAATGGATATTCTCGCCAAAACGTATCGTTTTAAAGAAGGGGCTGAATTAACGAAACAGGCCGATAAGGGGCAGAAATAA
- a CDS encoding PilN domain-containing protein, with amino-acid sequence MANINLLPWREEAREKQKRDFIGILALVFLVTSLVVYLFLGFLEVVTDDQRQRNAYLVSEITLLDTQIAEIRKITERKKDIERRTEIILNLQQSRNLPTHVLDELVRIVPPGIYLSSIEKKGSVLLIEGRSESNNNVANMMRKVKTSSYLNDPSMQSIVTQNEELRQLQRFKLRVTIRDDSQVTNVDPNQGARK; translated from the coding sequence ATGGCGAACATAAACTTATTACCTTGGCGTGAAGAAGCTAGAGAGAAGCAAAAACGCGATTTTATCGGTATTTTAGCGTTAGTTTTTTTAGTGACATCACTTGTAGTATATTTATTTTTGGGTTTTCTAGAGGTTGTCACTGATGATCAGCGTCAGCGTAATGCATATTTAGTATCAGAAATTACCTTACTTGATACCCAAATAGCAGAAATTAGAAAAATTACCGAACGTAAAAAAGATATTGAACGTCGAACTGAAATTATTCTCAACTTACAGCAGTCGCGTAATTTACCTACTCATGTTTTAGATGAATTAGTCCGAATAGTGCCACCGGGTATTTATCTTTCAAGTATAGAGAAAAAAGGTAGCGTGTTATTAATCGAAGGACGAAGCGAATCAAATAATAACGTCGCGAATATGATGAGAAAAGTTAAAACATCTTCTTATCTTAACGATCCGAGTATGCAATCGATTGTGACGCAAAATGAAGAATTAAGACAGTTACAGCGGTTTAAATTACGTGTCACTATCCGTGATGATTCACAAGTCACTAATGTTGATCCGAACCAAGGAGCGAGAAAATGA
- a CDS encoding type IV pilus secretin PilQ, whose amino-acid sequence MESSAAIKKAITKLLFFRAFLGAVLLMGLIPSAIAANRLMDVKYHSMVDHQLELELIFESSIVSPSVDLSADPAEIMLNFSDTISNLNKSKIPINAVGVIELTTQQQGGDLQIIVAMSNVKPYQGKIVGNSYRLTINDDVSGPVEANNPFVNGISSIDFRRNKTGGGEILFNLSNRSVAANVEQVGSKLEIKLYNTDIGNDLLYVMDVQDFATPVNSFETFKDDLTARILVDVDGNYDYNYRQDGNVFKVSVDKVERVSVAKEAKKYNGRSLSLNFQNISVRTVLQIIADYNNFNLVTSDTVEGEITLRLDDVPWDQALDLILQTKGLDKRIEGNILMVAPSEELAIRESNDLKNRQEVKELAPLYSEYLQINYAKAIDIAELLKTTDSTLLSSRGSVAVDERTNTLLVKDTAEILENVHRLIEVLDIPIKQVLIEARMVTVKDDVSEDLGIRWGITDQQGSKGTSGTIGGATSIANGTIPSIDDRLNVNLPAAASSATSIAFHVAKLADGTVLDLELSALEQENKGEIIASPRITTSNQKSAYIEQGVEIPYVESASSGATTVTFKKAVLSLRVTPQITPDDRVILDLEITQDSQGTTVATATGEAVAIDTQRIGTQVLVDNGETIVLGGIYQQNLISRVSKVPVLGDIPLVGFLFRNSTDTNERQELLIFVTPKIVADKR is encoded by the coding sequence ATGGAATCTTCTGCCGCGATAAAAAAAGCAATAACAAAGTTATTATTTTTTAGAGCGTTTTTAGGCGCAGTATTATTAATGGGTTTAATACCTAGTGCGATAGCTGCTAATCGTCTTATGGACGTCAAATATCATTCAATGGTTGATCACCAATTAGAATTAGAGTTAATTTTTGAATCATCAATAGTGTCACCGTCTGTGGATTTATCTGCAGACCCAGCAGAAATTATGTTGAATTTCTCAGACACTATTTCTAATTTAAATAAAAGTAAAATTCCGATAAACGCTGTTGGTGTAATAGAGTTAACTACACAACAACAAGGTGGCGATTTACAAATCATTGTTGCAATGTCTAACGTAAAACCATATCAAGGTAAAATTGTTGGTAATAGTTATAGATTAACTATTAATGATGATGTGTCTGGTCCGGTAGAAGCAAACAATCCATTTGTTAATGGTATTAGTAGTATTGATTTTCGCCGCAATAAAACCGGCGGTGGAGAAATATTATTCAATCTTAGCAATCGTTCTGTAGCGGCGAATGTAGAACAAGTTGGTTCAAAGCTTGAAATAAAACTTTATAACACCGATATTGGCAATGACTTACTTTACGTTATGGATGTACAAGACTTTGCTACACCGGTAAATAGTTTTGAAACATTTAAAGATGATTTAACTGCCCGTATTTTGGTGGATGTTGATGGCAACTATGATTATAACTACCGCCAAGATGGCAATGTGTTTAAAGTTAGCGTCGATAAAGTTGAGCGTGTCTCTGTCGCTAAAGAGGCAAAGAAATATAATGGTCGTTCATTATCACTAAACTTCCAAAATATTTCAGTGCGTACTGTGTTGCAAATTATTGCTGATTATAACAACTTTAACCTAGTGACCAGCGATACCGTTGAAGGTGAGATTACCTTACGTTTAGATGATGTGCCTTGGGATCAAGCTTTAGATCTTATATTGCAAACTAAAGGTCTCGACAAGCGTATTGAAGGCAATATTTTAATGGTGGCACCGAGTGAAGAGCTTGCCATTCGCGAAAGTAACGATCTGAAGAATCGCCAAGAAGTAAAAGAGTTAGCACCACTATATTCTGAATACTTACAAATAAACTATGCTAAAGCGATCGATATTGCCGAGTTACTTAAAACTACGGATTCAACGTTATTATCATCTCGTGGTAGTGTTGCTGTTGATGAACGTACAAATACGTTACTGGTAAAAGATACGGCTGAGATTTTAGAAAACGTACACCGCTTAATAGAAGTATTAGACATTCCTATTAAACAAGTGCTAATCGAAGCGCGTATGGTGACAGTGAAAGACGACGTATCTGAAGATCTCGGGATTCGCTGGGGCATAACCGATCAACAAGGTTCTAAGGGCACATCTGGCACCATTGGAGGAGCAACGAGTATTGCTAACGGTACTATTCCAAGCATTGACGATCGCCTCAATGTTAATTTACCGGCAGCAGCAAGCTCGGCGACCAGTATCGCTTTCCATGTGGCTAAATTGGCAGACGGTACAGTACTCGATTTAGAATTAAGTGCATTAGAGCAAGAAAACAAAGGTGAGATCATTGCCAGCCCACGTATTACCACATCTAACCAGAAGTCGGCATACATTGAGCAAGGTGTTGAAATCCCATACGTTGAGTCAGCATCAAGCGGCGCAACAACAGTGACCTTTAAGAAGGCGGTGTTATCGCTACGTGTGACTCCACAAATAACTCCAGATGACCGGGTTATCCTAGATCTTGAAATTACCCAAGATTCTCAAGGAACAACGGTTGCTACAGCAACGGGTGAAGCGGTTGCGATTGATACTCAGCGTATTGGTACTCAGGTACTCGTAGATAATGGCGAAACGATTGTGTTAGGTGGTATTTACCAGCAAAACCTCATTAGCCGAGTAAGCAAAGTTCCGGTTCTGGGTGATATTCCGTTAGTTGGCTTCTTATTTAGAAATTCAACCGACACAAATGAGCGCCAAGAGCTATTAATTTTTGTAACCCCTAAGATTGTTGCTGACAAACGTTAA
- the aroK gene encoding shikimate kinase AroK — MAEKRNIFLVGPMGAGKSTIGRHLAQMLHLDFHDSDHEIEQRTGADIAWVFDVEGEEGFRRREAQVIGDLSERQGIVLATGGGSVQSKDIRNYLSARGIVVYLETTIDKQVARTQRDKRRPLLQVDDPREVLESLAEIRNPLYEEIADVIVKTDEQSAKIVANQIIEQLGF; from the coding sequence ATGGCTGAAAAACGCAATATTTTTCTGGTAGGCCCTATGGGCGCAGGTAAAAGCACAATTGGTCGCCATCTGGCGCAAATGCTGCATTTAGATTTCCACGATTCAGATCATGAGATTGAACAACGTACCGGTGCAGATATTGCCTGGGTGTTTGACGTCGAAGGTGAGGAAGGCTTCCGTAGACGTGAAGCTCAAGTCATCGGTGATCTTTCAGAAAGGCAAGGTATCGTTCTCGCGACAGGTGGTGGTTCTGTTCAGAGTAAAGATATCCGCAACTATCTTTCTGCTCGAGGTATAGTGGTTTACTTAGAAACAACTATCGACAAACAAGTCGCGCGCACTCAGCGTGATAAGCGTCGCCCGTTGTTACAAGTAGATGATCCACGTGAAGTGCTTGAAAGCTTAGCGGAAATTCGCAACCCTCTATATGAGGAAATTGCGGATGTTATCGTTAAGACTGATGAGCAAAGCGCGAAAATCGTCGCAAACCAAATTATCGAGCAACTTGGCTTTTAG
- the aroB gene encoding 3-dehydroquinate synthase: MQQIQVQLGDRSYPIYIGQDLMNDSGLFARYLTNKKALIVSNDTIAPLYLQQIQQAMSACARIETVILPDGEKFKDLQHLDYIFTALLEHNFARDSVLVALGGGVVGDMTGFAAACYQRGIEFIQVPTTLLSQVDSSVGGKTAVNHPLGKNMIGAFYQPKSVIIDTLCLQTLPANEFAAGMAEVIKYGIIWDADFFQWLEANVDALKSLQTDALNYAIAKCCQIKADVVAQDETEQGVRALLNLGHTFGHAIEAEMGYGVWLHGEAVSAGTVLAAQTACKLNLLDEQSVERICRLMQAFDLPITAPESMGFEQFIKHMRRDKKVLGGKIRLVLPTEIGKADVFSDVSEDLLKRVISCV, from the coding sequence ATGCAACAGATTCAGGTTCAATTAGGTGATAGAAGTTACCCCATTTATATTGGCCAGGATTTGATGAATGATAGCGGGCTATTTGCTCGCTACCTAACAAACAAAAAAGCCTTAATTGTTTCAAATGACACCATTGCTCCGTTGTATCTTCAACAGATACAACAAGCGATGAGCGCTTGCGCGCGCATTGAAACGGTTATTTTGCCGGATGGCGAAAAATTTAAAGATTTACAACATCTAGATTATATTTTTACCGCATTACTTGAGCATAACTTTGCCCGAGACTCGGTATTAGTCGCACTAGGTGGTGGTGTTGTTGGTGATATGACTGGTTTCGCGGCTGCGTGTTATCAGCGTGGAATTGAGTTTATTCAAGTGCCAACTACATTACTGTCCCAAGTTGATTCTTCAGTTGGTGGTAAAACGGCTGTTAATCATCCTCTTGGGAAAAATATGATTGGTGCATTTTATCAGCCTAAATCAGTGATTATCGATACGCTTTGCTTACAGACATTACCCGCAAATGAGTTTGCTGCAGGTATGGCTGAAGTGATTAAGTACGGTATTATTTGGGATGCTGACTTTTTCCAGTGGCTTGAAGCAAATGTAGATGCGTTAAAATCGCTTCAAACTGACGCGTTAAATTATGCTATTGCTAAATGTTGTCAGATTAAAGCAGATGTTGTCGCACAAGATGAAACTGAACAAGGTGTAAGAGCGTTATTAAACCTTGGGCATACCTTCGGGCATGCTATCGAAGCTGAAATGGGCTACGGTGTTTGGTTACATGGCGAAGCTGTCTCTGCTGGTACCGTTTTAGCGGCTCAAACAGCATGTAAGCTCAATCTATTAGATGAGCAAAGTGTCGAGCGTATTTGTCGATTGATGCAAGCGTTTGATTTACCTATAACGGCTCCAGAGTCGATGGGTTTTGAACAGTTTATCAAGCATATGCGTCGAGATAAAAAAGTATTAGGTGGTAAAATCCGCTTAGTATTACCTACAGAAATAGGCAAAGCTGATGTCTTTAGTGATGTGAGTGAAGACTTATTGAAACGGGTTATTAGCTGCGTATAA
- a CDS encoding ATP-binding protein, protein MTTPGLLLLPTQEALIQRLQHIASYSEQLLVICGDNGSGKSTLTAALASELDDYNSALIICPQHADSAEIRRKILVQLISAPIFDDERPLMDTVLRIQSSLKKPLHIIIDDADLLPKDIWAECILLSQIHCAGKPVAVTVTVTPSFWHTLVAELTDDIRARLLPVTIEPLSVPERDGLYQSLLLRSRQTPFIPREIIHKQLEKQQGTPAEVVQLLALALEEPQTEQSSWSLSVRMMIAFITVLAGVSLWWGISTQLPPPISASLSPVLTAEQSAVRVKAAQYVIGYADSSLSAYFAHRQLALTKSRANEQAHLIIEQQIIADSSLVEEGETNLIENILADNHTDIVVNSSLKGLSFQGKLPKAQVNTVSKPNDIVERDNTPNLKVKGFTLQLASVNDKDSLTPILVKLAKEPQVYIMSYKQRHVILLGDFETASAASAKAKSLQKQYGLAAPWVRKWADLSDYKRQD, encoded by the coding sequence TTGACGACTCCAGGACTATTGTTACTCCCTACCCAAGAAGCGCTCATTCAGCGTTTACAGCATATTGCTAGTTATAGCGAACAGTTGTTGGTTATTTGTGGTGATAACGGTTCAGGTAAGTCGACACTGACGGCTGCATTAGCCAGTGAGCTAGATGACTACAATTCAGCATTGATCATTTGTCCTCAACACGCTGATAGCGCTGAAATTCGTCGAAAAATTCTGGTTCAATTAATCTCCGCGCCAATTTTTGATGATGAACGTCCTTTGATGGACACCGTACTGAGAATCCAATCTAGTTTAAAAAAACCATTACATATCATCATCGATGATGCCGATTTATTGCCTAAAGATATTTGGGCTGAGTGTATTCTGCTGAGCCAAATTCATTGTGCAGGTAAACCTGTTGCAGTTACAGTGACTGTTACCCCCAGTTTTTGGCATACCTTAGTAGCTGAATTAACTGATGATATTCGTGCTAGATTACTGCCTGTGACTATTGAACCTTTATCGGTACCCGAGCGCGATGGCCTCTATCAAAGTTTATTATTGCGGAGTCGGCAAACACCGTTTATTCCACGTGAAATTATCCATAAGCAATTAGAGAAGCAGCAGGGGACGCCAGCTGAAGTGGTTCAATTATTAGCGTTAGCATTAGAAGAGCCACAAACAGAGCAATCATCTTGGTCTCTGTCAGTTAGAATGATGATAGCTTTTATCACAGTATTGGCTGGTGTGTCGCTTTGGTGGGGCATAAGTACACAATTACCTCCTCCTATTTCGGCATCATTGTCGCCAGTATTAACAGCAGAACAATCCGCTGTGCGTGTTAAAGCAGCTCAATATGTCATTGGTTATGCCGACAGTTCATTAAGCGCTTATTTTGCCCATAGGCAATTGGCCTTAACTAAGTCGAGAGCCAATGAACAAGCGCACTTAATCATAGAGCAGCAAATCATTGCTGACAGTTCGCTAGTAGAGGAAGGTGAGACTAACCTCATAGAAAATATTCTTGCAGATAATCATACTGACATAGTGGTTAATTCATCATTAAAAGGCTTATCTTTCCAAGGTAAGTTACCCAAAGCGCAAGTTAATACGGTAAGTAAGCCGAATGATATTGTTGAGCGAGATAATACCCCGAATTTAAAAGTGAAAGGTTTTACGCTGCAACTTGCCAGTGTGAATGACAAAGATTCACTTACACCGATTTTAGTTAAACTGGCAAAAGAGCCGCAAGTTTACATAATGAGTTACAAACAACGCCACGTTATATTGCTGGGTGATTTTGAAACCGCATCGGCAGCCTCCGCAAAAGCTAAAAGCCTTCAGAAACAATATGGATTAGCGGCTCCCTGGGTAAGAAAGTGGGCTGACTTAAGTGATTATAAGCGACAAGATTAA
- a CDS encoding pilus assembly protein PilP, whose product MKFLPLLLSMVFLLSGCIGERSDLELFVTTTKAQHVARIPPLKQTPKFEHFAYQAELMRSPFVPPSRELTEEVIDTSRDCLQPDLKRRKGRLETYALDNLRMRGTLSEESTIWALVESSDANVYRMGVGEYLGLYHGRIAKVTPQFIEIIELIPDGSGCWAERSSNLELSGK is encoded by the coding sequence ATGAAATTTTTGCCTTTATTGTTATCAATGGTGTTTTTATTGAGTGGTTGTATTGGCGAACGCAGCGATTTAGAGCTATTTGTTACTACTACAAAGGCGCAACACGTTGCCCGTATACCACCATTAAAGCAAACACCGAAGTTTGAACATTTTGCTTATCAAGCTGAATTAATGCGCAGTCCTTTTGTTCCACCATCAAGGGAATTGACAGAAGAGGTGATTGATACATCTAGAGATTGTTTACAACCAGACTTGAAACGTCGCAAAGGTCGCTTAGAAACTTATGCATTAGACAATTTAAGAATGCGCGGAACATTGAGTGAAGAGAGTACTATTTGGGCTTTAGTCGAATCTAGTGATGCCAATGTTTATCGCATGGGTGTAGGTGAGTATTTAGGGCTTTATCATGGCCGAATTGCTAAAGTAACGCCGCAATTTATCGAAATTATAGAATTAATCCCTGATGGTTCAGGTTGTTGGGCAGAAAGATCCAGCAATTTAGAATTATCAGGAAAATAA
- a CDS encoding pilus assembly protein PilM: MLSKLWKRQAPQMVGIDIGSHEIKAILLSKTADGYKIQNHASVPVRKGAVVDHDIRDTEAVIESLRQIRRGLPKSLKFAAVAVSGSAVMTKVIYMDAALNEEEMEAQIEIEADNLIPYSLDEVSIDFERLNPNITDPTKVNVLLSACRTENIDSRVDSLDAIELDVKVVDVEAYALGRSAELIYGQLPDGAKDKSIAMVDIGANMTTFSVVENGDTTFIREQAFGGELFTQSIVSFYGMPHDEAERAKITGQLPRNYMFEVLSPFQMQLLQQIKRTLQIYCTASGREKVDYIVLCGGTAKLEGMVELLTNELGTHTIVADPFQGCLHADDVMKSQLQPNMSKYMVACGLALRSYAQWRT; the protein is encoded by the coding sequence ATGCTTTCTAAATTGTGGAAGCGTCAAGCACCTCAGATGGTTGGGATTGATATTGGGTCCCATGAAATAAAAGCCATTTTGTTGAGCAAGACTGCGGATGGATATAAAATTCAAAATCATGCGTCAGTTCCTGTTAGAAAGGGAGCTGTGGTCGATCATGATATTCGTGATACTGAAGCGGTAATTGAGTCGCTAAGACAGATTCGACGGGGTTTACCTAAATCCCTAAAGTTTGCAGCTGTCGCGGTTTCTGGCTCTGCCGTTATGACTAAAGTCATTTATATGGATGCAGCGTTAAATGAAGAGGAGATGGAAGCTCAAATTGAAATTGAAGCTGACAATCTTATTCCTTATTCACTTGATGAAGTCAGCATCGATTTTGAAAGGCTTAACCCGAATATTACCGACCCAACCAAAGTTAACGTATTACTGAGCGCATGCCGCACAGAAAATATTGATTCACGTGTAGACTCTTTGGATGCCATTGAACTAGACGTTAAAGTTGTTGATGTGGAAGCTTATGCACTTGGACGCTCTGCAGAATTAATTTATGGTCAGTTACCTGATGGCGCTAAAGATAAATCAATCGCCATGGTTGATATCGGCGCCAATATGACCACATTCTCTGTGGTTGAAAATGGTGACACGACGTTTATACGTGAGCAAGCTTTTGGCGGTGAGTTATTCACTCAGTCAATTGTGTCATTTTATGGGATGCCCCATGATGAGGCTGAACGCGCTAAGATTACTGGACAATTACCGCGTAATTATATGTTCGAAGTTTTATCTCCGTTTCAAATGCAATTGTTACAACAAATTAAACGAACTTTACAAATATATTGTACTGCCAGTGGACGTGAAAAAGTTGACTATATCGTTTTGTGTGGTGGTACAGCTAAGCTAGAAGGAATGGTTGAATTACTAACTAACGAGTTAGGCACTCATACCATAGTTGCAGATCCTTTTCAGGGGTGTTTGCATGCAGATGATGTTATGAAAAGTCAACTTCAACCTAATATGAGTAAATATATGGTGGCATGTGGTCTTGCGCTAAGGAGTTATGCTCAATGGCGAACATAA